A stretch of the Peribacillus sp. ACCC06369 genome encodes the following:
- the blaI gene encoding penicillinase repressor BlaI, producing MEKNIPSISESEWEIMNVLWDKAPQTANDIIFSLQESTDWKPKTIRTLLDRLVQKDVVDVNKNLRVYTFYPLYTQEECQRAETESFINRIYGGTLKSMLVQFIQEDTLTDDDINELRFILNKKPKK from the coding sequence ATGGAGAAAAACATTCCTAGTATATCAGAATCAGAATGGGAAATCATGAATGTGCTTTGGGATAAAGCCCCTCAAACAGCGAATGACATCATATTTTCCTTACAGGAGAGTACCGATTGGAAGCCGAAAACCATACGCACTCTTCTCGATCGATTGGTTCAAAAAGATGTAGTAGATGTCAATAAAAATCTAAGAGTTTACACCTTTTACCCGCTCTATACACAGGAAGAGTGCCAGCGTGCCGAGACCGAATCATTTATCAACCGTATCTATGGAGGTACCCTGAAATCCATGCTTGTCCAATTCATTCAGGAAGATACCCTAACTGATGATGATATAAATGAACTACGCTTTATTTTAAATAAGAAACCTAAAAAGTAA